A stretch of the Lolium perenne isolate Kyuss_39 chromosome 3, Kyuss_2.0, whole genome shotgun sequence genome encodes the following:
- the LOC127341113 gene encoding uncharacterized protein has product MDGEGLASAAPAPPPPPLLHDAIYDHLNLGANTPWLVSISDLKTKERKQKLSRYRMKKFKRKFGRKIKEGHGKQPAKNTREVRQDAPWRHGQAEEVKSWEDHRGCCGADEEDKVVARNYATAELPVKLVVI; this is encoded by the exons ATGGATGGTGAGGGCCTGGCCTCCGCTGCTCCTGCACCACCGCCTCCTCCTCTTCTACATGACGCCATTTATGACCACCTC AATCTTGGTGCCAATACCCCTTGGCTTGTAAGCATCAGTGACCTGAAAACTAAGGAAAGGAAGCAGAAGCTCTCTAGGTACAGGATGAAGAAGTTCAAGAGAAAGTTTGGCAGAAAGATCAAG GAAGGCCATGGCAAACAGCCAGCCAAGAACACGAGGGAGGTTCGCCAAGATGCACCGTGGCGACATGGTCAAGCCgaggaagtaaaatcatgggaagACCACCGAGGTTGCTGCGGAGCTGATGAGGAAGACAAGGTTGTCGCAAGGAATTATGCTACTGCTGAGCTGCCAGTAAAGCTTGTCGTCATCTAG